The sequence below is a genomic window from Actinokineospora baliensis.
CCCGCAGGCCATCGGCACCCGGTTGCGGCACGTCCTGGAGCTGATGGAGGCCGACGTCGCCCGGGTATACGCCGACGCGGGTCTCGGCTGGTACCGGCCGCGGTTCAGCCCCTACCTGCGCCTGCTCGCCGCCGACGGTCCCCGGTCCATCCGGGGCCTGGCGACCGGGGTCGGCGTCACGCACTCCGCCGCGAGCCAGACCGTCGCCCAGTTGCGGCGCGACGGCCTGGTGACCTTGGAACCGGGCGCCGACGCCCGACAGCGGATCGTGCGGCTGACCGACCGTGCCCTCGACCTGCTGCCGTTCGTCGACGCCGAGTGGGCCGCGACCGCGGCCGCGGCGACCGAGCTGGACGCGGAGCTGCCCCACCCGCTGAGCGCGGTGCTCGCAGCGCTGGAGGAGGCACTGGCGCGGCGCCCGCTGCGGGATCGGATCGCAGGTCGGGCGGGGTCCGCCGAGTAGCCCGGTCGTCACCCGGTCGAGCGGGCGAGCCGGTCGGTGCGGAGTTGCGATTGCTAAGCTGGCCGCCGATTCCCAGCACGGACCCCGGAAGTGAGACGGACCTGATCATGGTCGAGCGCGCTGTTGTTGATGCCCTGTTCCCGGCGGACCTGCCGGAGCCGGGGGACTGGGAGCGGCAGTACCCGGCGCGGCGGTTGCCCGAGGGCGCCAGGGTCACCCGGTTCGGGCCGTCGCCCACGGGGTTCGTGCACATCGGCGGGGTGTACGTCTCGACCATCGACAAGGACGTGTCCAGCCGCTCCGGCGGGGTGTACTTCGTGCGGGTCGAGGACACCGACCAGTCCCGCGAGGTCGAGGGGGCGGTGGCGCAGTTCACCCGGGCCTTCGACTACTTCGACCTGCACCCGGACGAGTCGGACGCGGCGGGGGAGTACGGGCCCTACCACCAGTCGGCGCGCGAGCGGATCTACCTGACCTACGTGCGCGAGCTGCTGCGGGAGGGCAAGGCCTACCTGTGCTTCGCCACCAAGGAGGAGCTCGCCGACATCTCCGCCAGGCAGCAGGCGACGAAGCTGCCGACCGGGTACTACGGGACCTGGGCGATCTGGCGCGACGCGGACCCGGCCGCGGTGGCCGCGAAGCTGGCCGAGGGCGCGCCCTACGTGGTCCGCTTCCGGGTGCCCGACGACACCGAGCCCCGGGTGCGCTTCACCGACGAGATCCGCGGCGCGCTCGAGGCCGAGGCCAACCGCAACGACGCGGTCATCCTCAAGTCCTCCGACACCTCGCCCCGGCTGCCCACCTACCACTTCGCGCACGCGGTCGACGACCACCTGATGCGGGTCTCGCTGGTGGTGCGCGGCGAGGAGTGGATCTCGTCGGTGCCGCTGCACCTGCAGCTGTTCGCCGCGCTGGGCTTCGAGCCGATCCCGTACGCGCACATCGCGCCGCTGATGAAGCAGATCCCCGGCGGCAAGCGCAAGCTGTCCAAGCGCAAGGACCCCGAGGCGGGCGTCGACTTCTACATCGAGGCGGGCTACCCGGCCAGGGCGATCCTGTACTACCTGCGCGGCCTGGCCAACGGTCGGCTCGCCGAGCTGCCGCTGGACGAGGCGCTGGCCACCCCGATCCGGCTCGACCAGTGCGGGGTCGCCGGTCCGCTGGTCGACCTGGTGAAGCTCGAGGACATCAGCGCCGACCACATCGCGACGCTGACCAGCGAGCAGGTGTTCGAGGCCGTGCTGGCGTGGGCGCGCCACCACGACGCCGACCTGGCCGCGGCCCTCGACGCGCAGCGCGACGAGGCGCTGCGGGCGATCGCCGTGGAGCGGGAGGGCGTGGAGAACCCGCGCAAGGACCTGCGCAAGTGGTCGGACTTCCGTTCGGCCTACGGGTTCTTCCTGCCCAGCCTGTTCACCCCGCTGGCGGGCCCGACCGACGACCGGGTCACCCCGCTCGGTGTCGCCGCCGACGTCGTGACCACCTTCGCGGGCGACCTGGCCGACGGCTACCAGCACGCCGACGACGCGCAGGAGTGGTTCAACCAGATCCGCGAGCTGGCCGCCAAGCACGGTTTCGCGGGCAGCCCCAAGGACTACAAGAAGAACCCCGACGCCTACCCCGGCTCGATCAGGGAGGCCTCGCAGCTGGTCAGGGTCGCCCTGAGCGGCTCGACCCGCAGCCCCGACCTGCACGCCATCAGCCAGGCCCTCGGCGCCGAGGAGACGCTGCGCAGGCTGCGCGCCCTGGCGGGCTGACCCGGAGTTGACCACCGGTGGCGTCCACAGCTCCGCTGTGGACGCCACCGGTGTTCGTGGTGCCCGTACCCGGCCGGGGTGGACCGGTCCAGGGGGTGGCCGCCGGGACGTGGCGGTGCGGTGCGGGGCGAGTCGGTTCGCTGGAAATCGACTTCCGGGTGGGACCGGCGCCGTACCGCCCGGTGTCGGGGTGACTTCCTTAGCGCCACGCGACCAATGATCGGATCCGACGTTCCACGTCGGATTGTTCAGGTCCGCTAATATAGCGTCCATGTAATGGTCAGGTGTTATGCCCGGGTGCGCAGGCAATGGGATTGCAACTTGCACTTTTGGTTTTTATTTTTTCACGGGTGATCCCCCGTTCGGCCGTGTTATGGCGGTAGGGTGGCGGTACCTCCACCGGCGGTTCGGAAAAAGATCGGCCTAATTCACCCGATCGTGATCACCCTGTGGCGTTCGGGTGGCATTCTGGCAGCATGACCGCCACTGGGCGGCACCTCGAGGGGGTGGGGGATATGCGCGAGAATGTCTACGAGGGGACCGCGGACCGCATTGCCGGATCGGACTACCCGAGACCGGTGAGCGACCCGGTCATCGTCGACCGCGCGGACGCCGCCGAGGCGCTCTTGCGATTCTTCCTCGCCAACGCCGACGCCAATGACCACGACGCCAACGACCACCTCGTCGAACAGCTCTGCCGCCGCCTGCGCGAAACCCCGCCGGTCCCCGCGCCGCTGGTCCCGCTCGTCGAGTGCGACTGAGGCGAGCAGATCGGCGCATTTCGGAATATCAGTGTATTGGCCAACCATGACGTCGGATCCGGCGTCCCCCCGGCCTTCGCCGGGGAGGGGCTACGGAAGCGCCGCGCGCCGCGCGCGGGCGCAACCCACTGGTTCGCTCGGCGGCTTTCGATGATCACCGGTCGGCGCGATAGTCAGTGCCGCGATGACCGGTGCGCACGCGAGCACACCCGTGCTGGCGAGCGCACCCGACCGTGGGTCACCCGACCACGAACGCCACGGCCGCCCCTGTCGAGGCGACCGTTCGCACGTGGTTCCACGCCGTCCACCGCCGCAGGTAGCCGGGCCAGTACTCGGCTGCCTCGGCGGTGCCCGGCGTGAGCGCGTCCAACTCGGTGTTCCACGGCACGTTGCGCACCCCGGTCACCACGAACACCCCGACCAGGTAGAGCGCGGCGCCCAGCACCCTCGGCCACGGCCCGGTGATCGCCAGCAGCACGCCGAGCGCACCGGTGCCCAGGAACGGGACGAGGAACAGCGGGTTGATGATCACGCGGTTGACCGAGCGCATGGTCGCCACGCCGACCTCGGCGGGCAGCGGCGCCAGCGCGGGCATGACCACGACGGAGAAGGTGTAGAACAGCCCGGCCATCAGGCCCGACCCGACGGCGGCCGCTGCCGCGGCGATCTCCAGGGCGTCCACGGTGGACAGGCTAGCGGTTCGTCCACGCGCGGAGGAAATCAGCCGGACGGGGGCGGGGGTGGCCACCGACCGGGGGTGGACCGGTCCACAGCGCGGCCGGGGGGCATACACCGAATTGCCGCTGGGGGGATTTGCCAGAGGGGGGATTTACAGGGTCTGGTCGCGCCCCTGCATGACGCGACCAGACCCGGCGCTCGGGTCTCAGCGAGGGCACGGACCCGTGAACGCGTTCCCGTCGGTCAGGCGCCCTCCCGGGGGAACGGGTACACCATAGAGCGTCCGCCCCCGCCGTGGGCAGGGACTGGCGGCCAAGTGTGGAGAAACCCGGGAAAAAAGTCGCGGGGGCCGGGCGCGTGAGGGTGCGCCCGGCCCCCGCCATGGCCTCCGCGGGGGCGCAGGCATCGCCCAGGCGGAGGTGGGGGTGCCGCCGCCCCTGTGTCGACTGGGCGCCCCCGCGGTGGTACCGCGTCCCGGCGGGCCGGTCGCACCGGCCCGCCAGGACGTCGAGTCAGCTGCCGTACGGTCGGGCCGTCTTGCTCGCCGCGTAGAGCAGCATGCCCTTGACCTTCGGCCAGTACAGGCTCGTCTGGCAGGAGTACGCCGGGGTGAACCCGGAGCAGCTGCCGCTGGGGTTGCCGATCTCCCACACGAAGCTCGACACGCCCAGCTCGTCGTAGACCCAGTCGTCGGTCGCGCCGCCCGCGTTGTAGAGGATCTCCCCGGGCTGCCCGTAGCGCCAGCCACCGGCCAGCGACGCCATCTGCCTGGCGATGGCGCGCAGGCTCGCGTCGTTGCCCGACTTCACCGAGGAGTTGAAGCCCCACGGGAACAGCACCATGTTCGAGTAGCTGTGCATGCTCACGACCATGCCGGTGGTGTCGGCTGGCGCGGCCGCGGTGGTGCCGGTCGCGCGCCGGTCCTTGTAGAGCGAGCGCCACAGCGACTGCAGGGCCTTGGTCTCGACCTCGGAGTTGGCGCTGGCGCCGCGGTAGGTCTCCGAGCACGGCTGGGTGCTGCTGCCGACGCCGTAGCCGGAGCTGGTGTTGCGGTTGAGGTCGATGCCGACCTGGCTCGACCCGCCGGTGGTGCCGCAGCCGGAGCCGTTGGTGTTGTTGGCGTTCTTGCGCTGCAGGTACGGGTACGAACCGCCGCGCTGCACGATGTCGACCCCGTCGGGGTTGGCGATCGGCACCACCCAGACCTCGGTGCTGTTGAGCAGGTTCGTCACCTGGGTGTCGGTGCCGTAGCCGTCGGTCAGGTGATCGATCCAGCGGTAGGCGGCGTCACCGGTGGTGATCTCGCGCGCGTGCAGCTGACCCATCACGAACAGCCGGGGCTTGGGCGCGGAGGTCGACAGCGCGCAGTCGCCTGCGTTCTTCTTCGTGATGCAGATGGCCTTGAGGTCGTAGCCGCCGGAGCCGCGGGTCTTGCGCCACGAGTCGCCGTAGTCGACGACGGTCGCGAGCGCGGCGTGGTCGCGGGCCACCTGGTCGAGGTGGGCGTACTGGGCGTTGACCGTCCGGTAGCCGCCGTAGTAGGTCTCCTCGGCCACCGCGGCGTCCAGCGTCGCCGCCTGGCCACTGCGCGCCGGCGGCGCCCAGTTCAGCGGCGGCAGCACCTGCTCGACGGCGGTGCGGTAGCCGCCCGCGCGCAGCCGGGTGCCGACCTCGGCCGAACCCATGACGAACAGGTCCGCGCCCTGGCGCTCTTCGAGCACGTCGAAGCCCGCGCGCAGCAGCGATTCCGACTGGGCGGCGCCGCCGCTGACGCGGTACAGGTAGCTCGTGCTCGGCTGCGGCGCGGCGGGGGAGGGGGCCGCGGAGGCCCCCGGGAATGCTCCGGCGAGCACGGCTGTGGCCGCCGCGGCGGCCACCGTCATCGCCAGCGCGGAACGTCGGGTGATCGACACCCTGCCTCCTCGCGGTCGCGAGCCCGGTCCCCGGGGCAGGGTGGGGCCGTGGCTCGCAGCGGGTCGCGCGCCGTGGTGCACCGCGCGCGATCGGATCTCACCGAGCGTGCACCATGCCCGGGTCGGCGCGCCCATCCCAACAATGCATAGCGGATCCCTATGCCGGTACTGGGAAAATGGGATCACCTCACCAGCGGCGACGCCCCTCGACCGTCCACGTCGGACCATAAGTCGGCGTGAGTGGCCGGCGATTCACGCGATCATCCGATGACCGGTGAGTGAAGCCCGTGGGAACTGGGAAGGAAATAATTGGTCTAGACCGGTTGAGTTAGCTGGTTTAGACCAATTACGATCACATGCACATCCCTGCATCCCTGCGCTCCAATGTCCCCCAGGAGGTGAAGCGTGGTCAGAAAGAGCCTTCCCCTGCTCCTCTTGCTGGCTCTGCTCTCCGGTATCACCGTCGCGATCGCCGCGGCGCCGAGCAACCAGGCCGCGGCGGCCGACAACAACGACTGCCGCCCGGACGGGTTGGCCACCACCGCGAACCTCGCGGTGCCCTACTGTCTGGCCTACGACACCGACGGTCGCGAGAAGATGGGCGCGGACCACCCGCGCCGCGTGATCGGCTACTTCACCAGTTGGCGCACCGGCAAGAACGGCCAGCCCGCCTACCTGGCCAGCAACATCCCGTGGACGAAGATCACCCACATCAACTACGCCTTCGCGCACATCGACGGCGCGGGCAAGGTCTCCGTCGGCCCCGACGGCCCGGACAACGCCGCCACCGGCATGACCTGGCCCGGCGTCGCGGGCGCCGAGATGGACCCGTCGCTGCCCTACAAGGGGCACTTCAACCTGCTCACCAAGTACAAGAAGCAGTACCCGAACGTCAAGACGCTGATCTCCATCGGCGGCTGGGCCGAGACCGGTGGCTACCTCGGCGCTGACGGCAAGCGCGTGGCCGACGGCGGCTTCTACACCATGACCGACTCCGCCGCGAAGATCAACACCTTCGCCGACTCGGCGGTCGAGTTCATCCGCAAGTACGGGTTCAACGGCGTGGACATCGACTACGAGTACGCGACCTCGATGCCCAACTCCGGCAACCCCGACGACTTCTCCTTCTCCAACGCGCGCCGGGCCAAGCTGATGGCCGGGTACGTGACGCTGATGAAGACGCTGCGCGAGAAGCTGGACGCGGCCGCGGTCGCGGACAACAAGTACTACTCGCTCTCGGTCGCCGCGCCCTCCTCCGGCTACATGCTGCGCGGGCAGGAGACCTACCAGGTCACCCAGTACCTGGACTACCTCAACATGATGACCTACGACCTGCACGGCGCGTGGAACAACTTCGTCGGCCCGAACGCGGCGCTCTACGACGACGGCAAGGACGCGGAGCTGCAGTTCTGGCAGTACTACACGACTTCGCAGTACGCGGGTCTCGGGTACCTCAACAGCGACTGGTCGTACCACTACTTCAGAGGTGCGATGGGTGCGGGCCGGATCAACCTCGGCGTGCCGTACTACACCCGCGGCTGGCAGAACGTCTCCGGTGGTACCAACGGGTTGTGGGGTTCTGCCCCGCTGCCGGACCAGACGAAGTGCCCGCCGGGTACCGGTGGCACGGTCGGGTCGAAGGTGTCCTGCGGCAACGGCGCCATCGGCATCGACAACCTGTGGCACGACGAGGACACCAAGGGCAGCGAGGTCCCCGCGGGCTCCAACCCGTTGTGGCACACCAAGAACCTGCAAGAGGGCAAGGTCGGCAGCTACGCCGCGTCCTACGGCCTCGACCCGGTCAACAAGCCGGAGGACCGGATCACCGGCAGCTACGCCCGCAACTACGACTCGACCCTGGTCGCGCCGTGGCTGTGGAACGCGCAGAAGAAGGTGTTCCTCTCCACCGAGGACGAGCAGTCGCTGGGCACCAAGGCGCAGTACGTCGTCGACCGCGGCCTCGGCGGCATCATGATCTGGGAGCTGGCCGGTGACTACGCCTACGACCAGACCAAGGGCGAGTGGTTCATGGGCAACACGCTGACCACGCTGCTCTACGACAAGTTCAAGACCGCCTCGCCCTACGGCGCCGGCAAGGCCAAGATCACCATGCCCAGCGACGTGCTGGACGTGAAGTTCCAGCTCGGCGGCTTCCCGGTCGGCGACGCGAACTACCCGATCACGCCCAAGGCCAAGGTCACCAACTCCTCGACCCAGACCCTGCCCGGCGGCACCGAGATCCAGTTCGACTACGGCACCTCGGCCCCGCCGACCATCGGGCAGCAGTCCGGCTGGAGCCTGTCGGTGGTCTCCACCGGCCACACCGGCCCCAACATCGGTGGCATCAAGGGCGACCTGCACCGCTTCTCGCTGAAGCTGCCGTCCTGGCAGAGCCTGGCGCCGGGCGCCAGCGCCGAGGTGCAGCTGTCCTACTACCTGCCGATCGCGACCCCGTCGAACATCACCATCACCTTCGGCGGCAAGTCCTACACCGCGGCGCAGGAGTACCTGCGCGGCACGGGCGGGTCCAACCCGCCGTCGTCGACGACCACGACGACCACCACCCCGCCGTCGTCCTCCACGACGACGACCACCACCACCCCGCCGTCGTCGAGCACCACGACCACCACGACGACGACCACCACGACCACCACCAAGCCGCCGACCTGCACCGCCCCCGCCTGGGACGCGGCCAAGGTCTACGCGGCGGGCGGCCAGACCGTGTCCTACAACGGCCGCCAGTACAAGAACAAGTGGTGGACCCAGGGTGACCGGCCCGACCTGAGTGGGCAGTGGGGGGTGTGGCAGGACCTCGGCGCCTGCTGATGTCCTGGTAACAGCAACGCGGGACGGCCGCCGGTGTACCCGGCCCGGTGGTCGCCCCGCGGTCCACTCGGACCGGCCCTGGGAAACCCTGCCCCGGGGCCGGTCCTCCTTTTGGTCAGGTGCTGGGGATGGCCGCGTTGGGGTTGGTCCCCGCGAAGGCGAGGCCGATGACGAAGCCCGCGACCTCCTCCAGCTGCCTTGCCCGGCTCAGCGGGCCGAGCACGGCCGGGGTGGCGCCCAGGTCGCGCACCAAGGCCGCCGCGGTGTCCAAGGCCG
It includes:
- a CDS encoding MarR family transcriptional regulator, which translates into the protein MEADVARVYADAGLGWYRPRFSPYLRLLAADGPRSIRGLATGVGVTHSAASQTVAQLRRDGLVTLEPGADARQRIVRLTDRALDLLPFVDAEWAATAAAATELDAELPHPLSAVLAALEEALARRPLRDRIAGRAGSAE
- a CDS encoding glutamate--tRNA ligase yields the protein MVERAVVDALFPADLPEPGDWERQYPARRLPEGARVTRFGPSPTGFVHIGGVYVSTIDKDVSSRSGGVYFVRVEDTDQSREVEGAVAQFTRAFDYFDLHPDESDAAGEYGPYHQSARERIYLTYVRELLREGKAYLCFATKEELADISARQQATKLPTGYYGTWAIWRDADPAAVAAKLAEGAPYVVRFRVPDDTEPRVRFTDEIRGALEAEANRNDAVILKSSDTSPRLPTYHFAHAVDDHLMRVSLVVRGEEWISSVPLHLQLFAALGFEPIPYAHIAPLMKQIPGGKRKLSKRKDPEAGVDFYIEAGYPARAILYYLRGLANGRLAELPLDEALATPIRLDQCGVAGPLVDLVKLEDISADHIATLTSEQVFEAVLAWARHHDADLAAALDAQRDEALRAIAVEREGVENPRKDLRKWSDFRSAYGFFLPSLFTPLAGPTDDRVTPLGVAADVVTTFAGDLADGYQHADDAQEWFNQIRELAAKHGFAGSPKDYKKNPDAYPGSIREASQLVRVALSGSTRSPDLHAISQALGAEETLRRLRALAG
- a CDS encoding anthrone oxygenase family protein is translated as MDALEIAAAAAAVGSGLMAGLFYTFSVVVMPALAPLPAEVGVATMRSVNRVIINPLFLVPFLGTGALGVLLAITGPWPRVLGAALYLVGVFVVTGVRNVPWNTELDALTPGTAEAAEYWPGYLRRWTAWNHVRTVASTGAAVAFVVG
- a CDS encoding M14 family zinc carboxypeptidase; translation: MSITRRSALAMTVAAAAATAVLAGAFPGASAAPSPAAPQPSTSYLYRVSGGAAQSESLLRAGFDVLEERQGADLFVMGSAEVGTRLRAGGYRTAVEQVLPPLNWAPPARSGQAATLDAAVAEETYYGGYRTVNAQYAHLDQVARDHAALATVVDYGDSWRKTRGSGGYDLKAICITKKNAGDCALSTSAPKPRLFVMGQLHAREITTGDAAYRWIDHLTDGYGTDTQVTNLLNSTEVWVVPIANPDGVDIVQRGGSYPYLQRKNANNTNGSGCGTTGGSSQVGIDLNRNTSSGYGVGSSTQPCSETYRGASANSEVETKALQSLWRSLYKDRRATGTTAAAPADTTGMVVSMHSYSNMVLFPWGFNSSVKSGNDASLRAIARQMASLAGGWRYGQPGEILYNAGGATDDWVYDELGVSSFVWEIGNPSGSCSGFTPAYSCQTSLYWPKVKGMLLYAASKTARPYGS
- a CDS encoding chitinase C-terminal domain-containing protein, with protein sequence MVRKSLPLLLLLALLSGITVAIAAAPSNQAAAADNNDCRPDGLATTANLAVPYCLAYDTDGREKMGADHPRRVIGYFTSWRTGKNGQPAYLASNIPWTKITHINYAFAHIDGAGKVSVGPDGPDNAATGMTWPGVAGAEMDPSLPYKGHFNLLTKYKKQYPNVKTLISIGGWAETGGYLGADGKRVADGGFYTMTDSAAKINTFADSAVEFIRKYGFNGVDIDYEYATSMPNSGNPDDFSFSNARRAKLMAGYVTLMKTLREKLDAAAVADNKYYSLSVAAPSSGYMLRGQETYQVTQYLDYLNMMTYDLHGAWNNFVGPNAALYDDGKDAELQFWQYYTTSQYAGLGYLNSDWSYHYFRGAMGAGRINLGVPYYTRGWQNVSGGTNGLWGSAPLPDQTKCPPGTGGTVGSKVSCGNGAIGIDNLWHDEDTKGSEVPAGSNPLWHTKNLQEGKVGSYAASYGLDPVNKPEDRITGSYARNYDSTLVAPWLWNAQKKVFLSTEDEQSLGTKAQYVVDRGLGGIMIWELAGDYAYDQTKGEWFMGNTLTTLLYDKFKTASPYGAGKAKITMPSDVLDVKFQLGGFPVGDANYPITPKAKVTNSSTQTLPGGTEIQFDYGTSAPPTIGQQSGWSLSVVSTGHTGPNIGGIKGDLHRFSLKLPSWQSLAPGASAEVQLSYYLPIATPSNITITFGGKSYTAAQEYLRGTGGSNPPSSTTTTTTTPPSSSTTTTTTTPPSSSTTTTTTTTTTTTTKPPTCTAPAWDAAKVYAAGGQTVSYNGRQYKNKWWTQGDRPDLSGQWGVWQDLGAC